DNA from Actinomycetota bacterium:
CCATCGCTGCGCAGAACTTCGGCATGAACGTCGAAAGCTCGGCCTACGGCTGGCTGTACGCCTGCTTGGGTGGCGGCGCCGTGTCAGGAGCGCTGGCCTTGAGCACGGTGCTCGTAAGGCGAGATCCCTTCATTGTTGTCACCGTTGGGCTCATGGGTGTCACGTCGATGCTGGCTCTGCTCGTGTTCGCCCGCCTGGACTGGATGGCCTACGCGCTGGTGTACATCCTGGGTATCTCCTACCAGATAGTGGTGATCTCTCTCAACGCCTCAGCGCAGACCCATGTCCCGCTCGAGCGACGCGGGCACCTGATGGGGCTTTGGATGACCGCGTTCGGTGGCACGGTGCCGATCGGCATGCTGATCGCCGGTGCCGTCGCGCAGAAGTCCTCGATAACTGTCGTGATTGCCTATGGATGCATCGTCGCGGCAATTGTCACCTGGGTGCTGCGCCCCAAGGCCCTGCGCAAAGCGGAGCGAGAGAGCAACGCGCTCGGCCTAGGCACTTAGAGTCAGACCCACCCGTCGAGAGGAAGCACGATGCGACTGTCCTACACCCTGAGCTACACCCAGGATGTCGTTGCACTGACGCCAGTGATCCAAGATCTCGAGTCCGCAGGACTTGATCTGCTCTGGCTGCAGGAGGCCTACAGCTTTGACGCGGTTTCCGCGCTCGGCTATCTGGCGGGGAAGACCTCGACCATCGGGCTGGGCTCGGCGATTCTCAATGCATACAGCCGCACACCGGCCGTGCTGGGCATGACCGCGGCCGGTTTGGACCACCTCAGTGGCGGCAGATTCCACCTTGGTTTGGGAGCCTCCGGGCCTCAGGTCGTCGAAGGCTTCCATGGCATGCCCTACTCAAAGCCGCTGACGCGTACCAAAGAAGTCGTGGAGATCGTGCGCAAGGTGGTAGCTCGCGAGGTCGTGGAATACACCGGTGAGACAGTGAGTGTGCCGTTGACCAAGGAAGCCGGCGGCACCGGCTTGGGCAAGCCCCTGAAGCTGATCAACAAGCCTGATCGCCCAGTCGTGCCGATCTATCTCGCGGCTCTTGGCGATAAGTCTGTTGAGACCACCGCAGAAATTGCTGAAGGCTGGCTGCCCTTCTTCTGGGTGCCCGAGAACGCCCAGCGAGTATTCGGAGCCTCGCTCACCCCTGGTCTTGCGAAGCGATCTGCCGAACTGCCTGCCCTGGACATCGTTGCCAATACCACCGTTGCCATCGGGGAGAATCTGGACCGCGAGGCTCTGCTTGCTGGCATGCGCAATCACATCGCGCTCTACGTCGGCGGCATGGGAGCTCGCAACGCGAACTTCTACAACGATCTGGCTCAGCGCATGGGTTGGGTTGATGAAGCACTGGCAATCCAGGAGTTCTTCCTGACCGGCAAGCGCGAAGAGGCCGCCGCCGCCGTGCCACAGGCCTGGCTGGATCAAGCGACTCTGGTCGGTTCGGCTTCATTTGTGGCCGAGCGTCTGGCCGCCTACCGCGAGTCCGGAGTCACGAGTTTGGACATCACCATCCCCGCTGGAATTGATCCACTATCGACGGTGGAGCAATTACGGGCAA
Protein-coding regions in this window:
- a CDS encoding LLM class F420-dependent oxidoreductase, with the translated sequence MRLSYTLSYTQDVVALTPVIQDLESAGLDLLWLQEAYSFDAVSALGYLAGKTSTIGLGSAILNAYSRTPAVLGMTAAGLDHLSGGRFHLGLGASGPQVVEGFHGMPYSKPLTRTKEVVEIVRKVVAREVVEYTGETVSVPLTKEAGGTGLGKPLKLINKPDRPVVPIYLAALGDKSVETTAEIAEGWLPFFWVPENAQRVFGASLTPGLAKRSAELPALDIVANTTVAIGENLDREALLAGMRNHIALYVGGMGARNANFYNDLAQRMGWVDEALAIQEFFLTGKREEAAAAVPQAWLDQATLVGSASFVAERLAAYRESGVTSLDITIPAGIDPLSTVEQLRAMM